In Apodemus sylvaticus chromosome 8, mApoSyl1.1, whole genome shotgun sequence, one genomic interval encodes:
- the Ttc5 gene encoding tetratricopeptide repeat protein 5 isoform X1, producing the protein MMADEEEEAKHVLQKLQELVDQLYCFRDSYFETHSVEDAGRKHQDVQDKMEKTLQQMEEVLGSVQAEAQALMLKGKALNVTPDYSPEAEALLSKAVKLEPELVEAWNQLGEVYWKKGDVAAAHTCFSGALTHCKNKVSLQNLSMVLRQLQTDSGDEHSRHVMDSVRQAKLAVQMDVLDGRSWYILGNAYLSLYFNTGQNPKISQQALSAYARAEKVDRKASSNPDLHLNRATLHKYEESYGEALEGFSQAAALDPAWSEPQQREQQLLEFLSRLTSLLESKGKTKPKKLQSMLGSLRPAHLGPCGDGRYQSASGQKVTLELKPLSTLQPGVNSGAVVLGKVVFSLTTEEKVPFTFGLVDSDGPCYAVMVYNVVQSWGVLIGDSVAIPEPNLRHHQIQHKGKDYSFSSIRVETPLLLVVNGKPQNSSSQASATVASRPQCE; encoded by the exons ATGATGgctgatgaagaggaagaagcgAAGCACGTCTTGCAGAAATTGCAG GAACTGGTGGATCAGCTCTACTGTTTTCGGGACAGTTACTTTGAGACACATAGCGTGGAAGATGCGGGACGGAAGCATCAGGATGTGCAGGACAAGATGGAGAAGACCCTGCAGCAGATGGAGGAAGTACTCG GTTCTGTCCAGGCTGAGGCACAGGCTCTAATGCTAAAGGGGAAGGCACTGAACGTGACTCCTGATTACAGCCCCGAGGCTGAGGCGCTTCTCTCAAAGGCCGTGAAGCTGGAGCCTGAGCTGGTGGAAGCCTGGAACCAGTTGGGCGAGGTGTACTGGAAGAAAGGAGACGTGGCAGCTGCCCACACCTGCTTCTCGGGAGCCCTCACGCAC TGCAAGAACAAAGTCTCTCTGCAGAACTTGTCCATGGTGCTTCGCCAGTTGCAGACCGACTCTGGAGATGAACATTCTCGCCATGTCATGGATAGTGTCCGTCAGGCTAAGCTGGCTGTGCAGATGGATGTCCTTGATGGCCGTTCCTGGT atATCCTGGGGAATGCatatctttctctttatttcaatACTGGCCAGAACCCTAAGATCTCCCAGCAAGCCCTCAGTGCCTATGCTCGTGCA GAGAAGGTCGACAGGAAAGCATCTAGCAACCCTGACCTTCATCTCAACAGGGCGACG TTACATAAATATGAAGAGAGTTATGGAGAGGCCCTGGAGGGTTTCTCTCAGGCTGCGGCACTGGACCCTGCGTGGTCAGAGCCCCAACAACGAGAACAGCAACTCCTGGAATTCCTCAGTAGGCTGACCAGCCTCCTGGAGAGCAAG GGGAAGACAAAACCCAAGAAGCTCCAGAGCATGCTGGGAAGCTTGCGCCCTGCTCATCTGGGCCCTTGTGGTGACGGGCGCTATCAGTCGGCCTCTGGGCAGAAGGTGACCCTGGAGCTCAAGCCACTGAGTACGCTGCAGCCCGGTGTGAACAGCGGTGCCGTGGTCCTGGGAAAGGTGGTGTTCAGCCTGACCACAGAGGAGAAGGTCCCCTT CACATTTGGCTTGGTAGATTCAGATGGTCCTTGCTATGCGGTGATGGTGTATAATGTGGTGCAGAGCTGGGGCGTGCTCATCGGGGACTCTGTGGCCATTCCTGAGCCCAACCTTCGGCATCACCAAATTCAGCACAAGGGAAAG GACTATTCCTTCTCCAGCATTCGAGTGGAAACGCCTCTTCTGCTGGTGGTGAACGGAAAGCCTCAGAACTCCAGCAGCCAAGCCTCTGCCACGGTGGCTTCGAGGCCACAGTGTGAATGA
- the Ttc5 gene encoding tetratricopeptide repeat protein 5 isoform X2 has translation MMADEEEEAKHVLQKLQELVDQLYCFRDSYFETHSVEDAGRKHQDVQDKMEKTLQQMEEVLGSVQAEAQALMLKGKALNVTPDYSPEAEALLSKAVKLEPELVEAWNQLGEVYWKKGDVAAAHTCFSGALTHCKNKVSLQNLSMVLRQLQTDSGDEHSRHVMDSVRQAKLAVQMDVLDGRSWYFRELLVVFGLGSEMAHCCCSCRYPGECISFSLFQYWPEP, from the exons ATGATGgctgatgaagaggaagaagcgAAGCACGTCTTGCAGAAATTGCAG GAACTGGTGGATCAGCTCTACTGTTTTCGGGACAGTTACTTTGAGACACATAGCGTGGAAGATGCGGGACGGAAGCATCAGGATGTGCAGGACAAGATGGAGAAGACCCTGCAGCAGATGGAGGAAGTACTCG GTTCTGTCCAGGCTGAGGCACAGGCTCTAATGCTAAAGGGGAAGGCACTGAACGTGACTCCTGATTACAGCCCCGAGGCTGAGGCGCTTCTCTCAAAGGCCGTGAAGCTGGAGCCTGAGCTGGTGGAAGCCTGGAACCAGTTGGGCGAGGTGTACTGGAAGAAAGGAGACGTGGCAGCTGCCCACACCTGCTTCTCGGGAGCCCTCACGCAC TGCAAGAACAAAGTCTCTCTGCAGAACTTGTCCATGGTGCTTCGCCAGTTGCAGACCGACTCTGGAGATGAACATTCTCGCCATGTCATGGATAGTGTCCGTCAGGCTAAGCTGGCTGTGCAGATGGATGTCCTTGATGGCCGTTCCTGGT ACTTCCGAGAGCTGCTGGTCGTATTTGGACTGGGCTCTGAGATGGCCCActgctgttgctcttgcagatATCCTGGGGAATGCatatctttctctttatttcaatACTGGCCAGAACCCTAA